The genomic region attcttcctttacttgtattaagattttaaactagtcatgttctatttaggaatagaacacctattttatttaaatctcttattaattattctaattgtattaGAATAATTAGGAGTAGAGTTTTATTAGGATTTGGgcctataatactataaataggacCCTTAGGCTTAGTTATGAGACATTCAGAGTtgagagttaataaataatattttcttaagcagGAGTTCTTATTTCTCTAGGCTTTTTTAAAGAGTAAGAGGTTTTAGTATCTTTGGCCTAGCCAACCAAAATGGGATTTTGgctatttttcaccttagtggggttttcaaccttgccaagattggtgattcaccttagtggggttttcaacCTCGCCACGATTGGTGTCTTTCACAACGCACAAGTGTCTTTACAACGCCCCGGCGTCAGTTTGGTATCAGAGCGGGAGGATCATTGTTCGTTGCATAAAGATTCACTGTCAAGTTTCAATACTCCCTGTTCGggtcattttatttattgcttTATAGTTATatcatcatcttttttttttctctacatcaccacatcatcatcatcatataataaaatacCGTCAAGATGTTAAAATCGTCAAAGAGATGATCACGAGATTGAGATTACAGAACTACGTCAGTAAATTCAAGAATTACAAGAGCAACTCGCAAGACGTGATGCTCAAATCAACAATAACAACTCTAGTGATGAAGATAATGACACTAATCCgtttcatcaaaattcatCCTCTGAATAAGAAATACCTATTCGTCGCCTAAGAACTGCTGCTACCAGAGATTTGGGAATCAAAGTCAACATTCTTGAGTTTGAAGGAAGACTTCATCCTGATGACTTCCTTGACTGGCTCTACACAGTGGAAATAGTTTTCGAGCTCAAAGATATTCCCGATGAAAAACGTGTGAAGCTTATggcaattaaattaaagaagcACACTTCTATTTGGTGGGAAAATCTCAAAAGGCaacaagaaagagaaggaCGCAACAAGATCATAACATGGGATAAGATGCGTCGAGAACTCAAGCATAAGTTCCGTCCTGAGCATTATCGAcaagaaatttttatcaaatttcataaCTTGAGGCAAAAAACAATGTCGGTAGAAGAATATACAATGGAGTTCGAACAACTTCACATGAAGTGCGATGTCCATGAACTTGAAGAACAAACTGTAGCTCGTTATCTTGGGGGTCTCAATGTTGAAATTGCAGATGTTGTTCAACTACAACCATATGGGAACCTAAATGATGTCATCAAATTAGCATTAAAGGTTGAGAAACAACAATTAAGAAAAAGCTCAGTGAGTTTATCTAGACAAAAAGATTCCACCTCAAACCGTGGGAGACAAAGTTCAGCAACCATTCCACCTCCAAAGGTAaactctttcaaaattctaaacAATAAAGAGACTACTTCTACTCGTGTTTCTAATGTCAACAAAAAGTGCTTCAAATGCCAAGGATTTGGGCATATTGCTTCTGATTGTCCAAATCGAAAAATTATCTCTTTAGTTGAAGAAGAAGTCATGGAAGAACCTAGACTAGAAAAAGTAGACGATGAGCTAGAAATATTCAACAACAAAGAGATAGAAGAAGTTTCTGCTGACCATGGAGAAGCTCTTGTTGTTCGTCGTAACCTTAACACTACTATGATGACAGAAGATGAAAGTTGGCTACGTCACAACATATTCTATACAAGGTGCACATCTCAAGGGAAGGTTTGTAATGTCATTATTGATAGTGGAAGCTGTGAGAATGTTGTTGCCAACTACATGGTGGAAAAGTTGAAACTTCCAATTGAAGTACATCCTCATCGTTACAAGTTACAATGGATGAGAAAAGGAAACGTCGTTAAGGTAACAAAGCGCTATTGTATTCAATTCTCTATTGGAAATAAGTATGAAGATGAAGTCTGGTGTGATGTTATTCCAATGGACGCTTGCCACTTGTTGTTAGGACGCCCATGGCAATATGATCGTCGAGCTCACCATGATGGATACAAGAATACTTATTCCTTCATTAAGGATGGAGtaaaaattatgttgacttctttaaaaccaaaagaccaaccaaagagacaagaggAAGATAAAACACTCATCACTATGTCTAGTTTAAACAAAGCTTATCGTGAGTGAAGCCTTTTATACCTCTTATTAGTTTGTAAGGAGAATGAAGTATCTTCACCTTCATCCAAAGATGTCAAACCCATAATTGAAGAGTTTTGTGATGTTGTACCTGAAGAGATACCTCATGGACTGCCACCAATGCGAGATATTCAGCATGCCATCGATTTCATCCTTGGTATTGTAATTCCAAACAAGCCTGCTTATCTCATGAGTCCGCAAGAGTATAAGGAGTTACAACATCAAGTCAAACAACTTTTGGAGAAAGGCTTAGTAAGAGAAAGCGTTAGCCCTTGTGTTGTTCCTGCTTTATTAGTTCCAAAAAAAGATGAAACATGGCGTATGTGCATTGACAGTCGTGCCGTGAACAAAATCACCATCAAGTATCGTTTTCCCATTCCTAGACTTGATGATTTGTTGGATCAATTGCATAGTGCTATTATCTTTTCCAAGATCGATCTGCATAGTGGTTATCACCAAATTCGAATGCAACTTAGAGATGAATGGAAAACTGCATTTAAAACTTGTGATGGGCTATATGAGTGGACAGTTATGCCTTTTGGCGTTTCTAATGCACCTAGCACCTTTATGCGCCTAATGAACCAAGTATTTCGTCCTTTTATTGGGAAGTTTGTTGTggtttattttgatgatattttggtgtATAGTAAAAGTCAGAAAGAACATCTACAACATTTATGGTAGATATTTGAAGTACTTCGAGAGCAAAAGCTTTTTGTTAACTTAAAGAAGTGTGAATTTATGACCAACAAAGTTATTTTCCTGGGATATGTTGTTTCAAACCAAGGGATTGAAGTGGACCAAAGCAAAGTTGATGTTATTGTCAATTGTCCAGTTCTGAAGTCACTTCATGATGTTCGAAGCTTTCATGGATTGACCTCTTTTTATCGACGTTTCATCAAAAACTTCAGTTCTGTTGCTGCTCCGCTTACTGAATGCCTCAAACAAGATAGTTTCATATGGAGTACCAAGGCACAACATAGCTTCGAGGAATTGAAAGAAAGGATTACTAAAGCTCCCGTGCTTGCACTTCTGAACTTTGATTTGGTGTTTGAAGTTGATTGTGATGTCTCTAATGTTGGTATTGGTGCTGTTCTTTCTCAAGAAGGAAAATCAATTGCTTTTTTAGTGAGAAACTCAATGATGCAAAATTGAAGTACTTAACTTTTGATAAAGAGTTTTATGCTGTTATTCGAGCCCTTGATCATTGGAGCCATTATTTATTACCAAAAGAATTAATCTTTTATTCTGACCATGAAGCCTTCAAACACCTTAACTCCCAACGCAAGCTTAATCGACGACATGCAGCTTGGAGTGAGTTTCTTCAAGCCTTTCCAATTCTCCTCAAGCACAAGTCAAGTGCACAAAACAAAGTAgatgatgccttaagtcgtcgCCTTACTCTCCTCTCTACCTTACAATTAAAGGTTGTTGGCTTTGAAGTTATGAAAGAATTGTATGAGAAAGATCCTGAATTTAGTGAGATATGGAAGTCCAGTTCCTAACATCCTTATCGACAGTTTCATCAGCAAGAAGGATATCTTTTTAAAGGTAACCAACTATGCATTCATCAATGTTCTTTACGTCAATCTATTATTTGGGAAACTCATAATGGAGGATTAGCTAGACATTTTGGGAGAGACAAAACATTGGCTCTTGTGAAAGAAAAGTTTTATTGGCCCAAACTGGAACGAGATATCATCCGACATATTCAAAGGTGCCGTATTTGCCATATTGCTAAACTTGGAAATCAAAACACTAGTATGTATAAACCATTACCCATTCCTGAAGCTCCTTGGGTAGATGTAagtatggattttgttttgggtttACCAAGAACTCAAAGGCAAAAGGATTTTGTAATGGTAGTCGTCGATAGATTTTCCAAAATGGCTCATTTTGTGCCATGTCGTAAAACTGATGATGCTTCTCACATAGCTGATTTGTACTTCAAAGAAATTGTGCGTCTTCATGGAATTCCAAAAACCATCACTTCAGATCGAGATGTGAAGTTCATGAGTCATTTCTGGCGAACTCTTTGGAGGAAAATGGGAACTCACTTACAATTTAGTTCAGAAAGTCACCCTCAAACGGATGGTCAAACAGAAATGGTCAACAAAAGTTTGGGAAACTTATTACGAAGCTTTGTAGGTAAACACATTCGCCAATGGGATATTGTATTAGCACAAGCAGAATTTTCTTATAATAATTCTGTGAGCCAAACAACTGGAAGATGTCCATTTGAAGTAGTGTATGGAAAACGCCCTCTTAGTCCTTTGGACCTTCCTGCATTACCAACTACTCATGAATTTAGTGCTGATGCTGAAGAATGTGCTAAGCAAATCAAGAAGCTTCATAAAGAAGTTCGAGAGAAGACTAATCGTCAGATTGACAGATACCAAAAGCAAGCCAACAAACACAAAAGGCCAGCTAGTTTTAAAAAGGGAGATTTAGTATGGATTCATTTAAGGAAAGAACGTTTTCCTAAGTCTCGTGCAAAACTATCTCCTCGAGTTGATGGACCATTCCGAGTCTTAGAACGTATTAATGAAAATGCTTACAAGATTGAACTTCCTAAAAATTATGAAGTTTCTACAACTTTCAATGTAGCTGATCTCTCACTTTACTATGGAGAACATGATGAAGATATGGATCTTGAAGACGATTTTTCTCCAACTTAGAGAGAATGATACAGGAGTATAATAGTAGATTATTATTAGTTTGGAATTAT from Theobroma cacao cultivar B97-61/B2 chromosome 9, Criollo_cocoa_genome_V2, whole genome shotgun sequence harbors:
- the LOC108663252 gene encoding uncharacterized protein LOC108663252, which produces MSDLLPPDSWIVYFDETMFPSIRMSKASMTEKQKLVENFSYNEKNLSYLDPKTLECESEVQQIPIRRLRTAATRDLGIKVNILEFEGRLHPDDFLDWLYTVEIVFELKDIPDEKRVKLMAIKLKKHTSIWWENLKRQQEREGRNKIITWDKMRRELKHKFRPEHYRQEIFIKFHNLRQKTMSVEEYTMEFEQLHMKCDVHELEEQTVARYLGGLNVEIADVVQLQPYGNLNDVIKLALKVEKQQLRKSSVSLSRQKDSTSNRGRQSSATIPPPKVNSFKILNNKETTSTRVSNVNKKCFKCQGFGHIASDCPNRKIISLVEEEVMEEPRLEKVDDELEIFNNKEIEEVSADHGEALVVRRNLNTTMMTEDESWLRHNIFYTRCTSQGKVCNVIIDSGSCENVVANYMVEKLKLPIEVHPHRYKLQWMRKGNVVKVTKRYCIQFSIGNKYEDEVWCDVIPMDACHLLLGRPWQYDRRAHHDGYKNTYSFIKDGENEVSSPSSKDVKPIIEEFCDVVPEEIPHGLPPMRDIQHAIDFILGIVIPNKPAYLMSPQEYKELQHQVKQLLEKGLVRESVSPCVVPALLVPKKDETWRMCIDSRAVNKITIKYRFPIPRLDDLLDQLHSAIIFSKIDLHSGYHQIRMQLRDEWKTAFKTCDGLYEWTVMPFGVSNAPSTFMRLMNQIFEVLREQKLFVNLKKCEFMTNKVIFLGYVVSNQGIEVDQSKVDVIVNCPVLKSLHDVRSFHGLTSFYRRFIKNFSSVAAPLTECLKQDSFIWSTKAQHSFEELKERITKAPVLALLNFDLVFEVDCDVSNVGIGAVLSQEGKSIAFLVRNSMMQN